Proteins from a single region of Diaphorobacter limosus:
- the nusG gene encoding transcription termination/antitermination protein NusG, producing MVDAMQAGGEQTSADASANPDLRWYIVHAYSGMEKAVERNIQERIARAGMQQKFGRILVPTEDVVEMKNGQRKTTERRLFPGYVFVEMVMDDDTWHLVKHTSKVTGFVGGVKNRPAPISEDEVQKIVNQMQQGTDKPRHKIEFMVGELVRVKEGPFTDFNGSVEEVNYEKSRLRVSVMIFGRSTPVELEFAQVEKT from the coding sequence ATGGTGGATGCCATGCAAGCCGGTGGTGAGCAAACTTCCGCGGACGCGTCGGCCAATCCCGATTTGCGTTGGTACATCGTTCATGCCTATTCCGGCATGGAAAAGGCCGTAGAGCGCAACATTCAGGAGCGCATTGCCCGCGCCGGCATGCAGCAGAAGTTTGGCCGCATTCTTGTTCCGACCGAAGATGTCGTGGAAATGAAGAATGGTCAGCGCAAGACCACTGAGCGTCGCCTGTTCCCGGGTTATGTGTTTGTTGAGATGGTCATGGATGACGACACCTGGCACCTGGTGAAGCACACCAGCAAGGTGACCGGCTTCGTGGGCGGGGTCAAGAATCGTCCTGCGCCTATTTCCGAGGACGAGGTGCAGAAGATCGTCAACCAGATGCAACAGGGCACGGATAAGCCCCGCCACAAGATCGAGTTCATGGTGGGCGAACTGGTACGTGTCAAGGAAGGCCCCTTCACCGACTTCAACGGTTCGGTGGAAGAGGTCAACTACGAGAAGAGCCGCCTGCGGGTATCGGTCATGATTTTTGGTCGTTCAACCCCTGTCGAGTTGGAGTTTGCCCAGGTCGAGAAGACGTAA
- the secE gene encoding preprotein translocase subunit SecE: MATSQVETVTTGADKAKLFAAVAIVLASIAGFYLLGKQGPLIQWAALLLGLALAVVMFLVSEHGRQFIAFARDASREVKKVVWPTRKESLQMTGYVFAFVVLMALFLWFTDKTLEWVLYDLILGWRK, translated from the coding sequence ATGGCCACTTCCCAGGTTGAAACGGTCACCACCGGTGCGGACAAGGCAAAGTTGTTCGCTGCGGTGGCGATCGTTCTTGCGTCTATCGCCGGTTTCTATCTGCTCGGCAAGCAGGGTCCGCTGATTCAGTGGGCGGCGCTGCTGCTTGGCTTGGCGCTGGCCGTGGTCATGTTCTTGGTTTCTGAGCATGGTCGTCAGTTCATTGCCTTCGCTCGTGATGCTTCGCGCGAGGTCAAGAAGGTGGTCTGGCCAACGCGTAAGGAATCGCTGCAGATGACGGGCTATGTGTTCGCGTTTGTGGTTCTGATGGCACTCTTCCTCTGGTTTACAGACAAAACCTTGGAGTGGGTTCTGTACGATTTGATCTTGGGTTGGAGGAAGTGA
- the tuf gene encoding elongation factor Tu, whose protein sequence is MAKGKFERTKPHVNVGTIGHVDHGKTTLTAAIATVLSKKFGGEAKGYDQIDNAPEEKARGITINTSHVEYETANRHYAHVDCPGHADYVKNMITGAAQMDGAILVCSAADGPMPQTREHILLARQVGVPYIIVFLNKCDMVDDEELLELVEMEVRELLDKYDFPGDDTPIIRGSAKLALEGDQSDKGEPAILKLAEALDTYIPTPERAVDGAFLMPVEDVFSISGRGTVVTGRVERGIIKVGEEIEIVGIRDTQKTTCTGVEMFRKLLDQGQAGDNVGLLLRGTKREDVERGQVLCKPGSIKPHTHFTAEVYVLSKDEGGRHTPFFNNYRPQFYFRTTDVTGSIELPADKEMVMPGDNVSITVKLIAPIAMEEGLRFAIREGGRTVGAGVVAKIIA, encoded by the coding sequence ATGGCAAAAGGTAAATTCGAACGCACCAAGCCCCACGTGAACGTGGGCACGATCGGTCACGTGGACCATGGCAAGACGACGCTGACGGCGGCGATTGCCACGGTGCTGTCCAAGAAGTTCGGCGGCGAAGCCAAGGGCTACGACCAGATCGACAACGCGCCCGAAGAAAAGGCCCGCGGCATCACCATCAACACCTCGCACGTCGAGTACGAGACCGCCAACCGCCACTACGCCCACGTGGACTGCCCCGGCCACGCCGACTATGTGAAAAACATGATCACCGGCGCCGCCCAGATGGACGGCGCCATCCTGGTGTGCTCGGCCGCTGACGGCCCCATGCCCCAGACGCGCGAGCACATCCTGCTGGCCCGCCAGGTGGGCGTGCCCTACATCATCGTGTTCCTGAACAAGTGCGACATGGTGGACGACGAAGAGCTGCTCGAGCTGGTCGAAATGGAAGTGCGCGAACTGCTGGACAAGTACGACTTCCCCGGCGACGACACCCCCATCATCCGTGGCTCGGCCAAGCTGGCCCTCGAAGGCGACCAGTCCGACAAGGGCGAACCCGCCATCCTGAAGCTCGCCGAAGCCCTGGACACCTACATCCCCACGCCCGAGCGCGCCGTGGACGGCGCCTTTCTGATGCCCGTGGAAGACGTGTTCTCCATCTCCGGCCGTGGCACCGTGGTGACCGGTCGCGTCGAGCGCGGCATCATCAAGGTCGGTGAAGAAATCGAAATCGTCGGCATCCGCGACACGCAAAAGACCACCTGCACCGGCGTGGAAATGTTCCGCAAGCTGCTGGACCAGGGCCAGGCTGGCGACAACGTCGGTCTGCTGCTGCGCGGCACCAAGCGTGAAGACGTCGAGCGCGGCCAGGTGCTGTGCAAGCCCGGCTCCATCAAGCCGCACACCCACTTCACGGCTGAGGTGTACGTTTTGAGCAAGGACGAAGGCGGCCGCCACACCCCGTTCTTCAACAACTACCGTCCGCAGTTCTACTTCCGCACGACCGACGTGACCGGCTCCATCGAGCTGCCAGCCGACAAGGAAATGGTCATGCCCGGCGACAACGTGTCGATCACCGTCAAGCTGATCGCCCCCATCGCCATGGAAGAAGGCCTGCGCTTCGCCATCCGCGAAGGCGGCCGCACCGTGGGTGCCGGCGTCGTTGCCAAGATCATTGCGTAA
- a CDS encoding TetR family transcriptional regulator: protein MARRTKEDADATRNALLDAAELVFYEKGVARASLSEIAQAAGATRGAIYWHFKDKVDLFNAMMDRATLSLEGVCNAGEAAYAKEPLVQLRGMVELLLRSVVGDAHMRRVFEIALYRVEYVSELSGVRERHLAAHARFQALLERNLSLAAAQASLALPMSAAMAAAGLHALFNGLLQSWLLDEASFDLPATGRAAVDAYLRGLGFHV from the coding sequence ATGGCTCGACGCACCAAGGAAGACGCAGACGCCACGCGCAACGCACTGTTGGATGCGGCCGAACTCGTTTTCTATGAAAAGGGGGTGGCGCGCGCATCGCTGAGCGAGATCGCCCAGGCGGCCGGCGCCACGCGCGGTGCCATCTACTGGCACTTCAAGGACAAGGTGGATTTGTTCAACGCGATGATGGATCGCGCCACCCTGTCGCTCGAAGGCGTGTGCAACGCCGGCGAGGCCGCGTACGCCAAGGAGCCGCTCGTGCAGCTGCGCGGCATGGTGGAGCTGCTGCTGCGCAGCGTCGTGGGCGACGCTCACATGCGCCGCGTGTTCGAGATCGCCCTGTACCGCGTGGAATACGTGAGCGAACTCAGCGGCGTGCGCGAGCGCCACCTTGCTGCGCACGCACGCTTCCAGGCGCTGCTGGAACGCAATCTGTCGCTTGCGGCCGCTCAGGCATCGCTGGCGCTGCCGATGTCCGCGGCAATGGCGGCGGCCGGCCTGCATGCCCTGTTCAACGGCCTGCTGCAATCGTGGTTGCTGGACGAAGCCAGCTTCGACCTGCCGGCCACGGGCCGTGCGGCCGTGGACGCTTATCTGCGTGGATTGGGCTTTCACGTGTGA
- a CDS encoding efflux RND transporter periplasmic adaptor subunit, with translation MPRLNNNKNARPVRRFVRRPAAALSIALAAALALAACGKKDAAPAGAGGPPPAPQVGVVTVQPGDIGLVTELPGRLEASRIAEVRARAAGILQKRLFAEGSDVKAGQKLFLIDSAPYEAALAQAQASVAQAEASLAQSRALAERYRPLVAVNAISKQEYDNAVAAQKTAEANVAAAKAAVTTARINLGYATVTAPISGRIGRALVTEGALVGQGTPTELAVIQQIDPLYINFTQSASEALKLRAAMASGKYKKAGANAANVSVVLEDGSVHKQPGRLLFTDLTVDATSGQVTLRAEVPNPDRSLLPGLYVRVRLEQAQVDNGVLLPQQAVTRTGAADTVMVVGEGGRVSPRPVKLGPAQGTNWVVLDGLKAGEQVMVDGFQKLPRVKPGDPMVVQPVPWQANGAAKAPAQAASAAASQPAATPAKQ, from the coding sequence ATGCCCCGTCTGAACAACAACAAGAACGCCCGCCCCGTTCGCCGCTTCGTGCGCCGCCCGGCGGCGGCCCTGTCGATCGCCCTGGCCGCCGCCCTCGCGCTGGCGGCCTGCGGCAAGAAGGACGCCGCCCCCGCCGGTGCAGGTGGCCCGCCGCCGGCGCCGCAAGTGGGGGTGGTGACAGTACAGCCGGGCGACATCGGGCTCGTCACCGAGCTGCCTGGCAGGCTGGAGGCGTCGCGCATCGCCGAGGTGCGCGCACGCGCCGCAGGCATCCTGCAAAAGCGCCTGTTCGCCGAAGGCAGCGACGTGAAGGCGGGCCAGAAGCTGTTCCTGATCGACAGCGCGCCCTACGAGGCCGCGCTGGCGCAGGCGCAGGCCAGCGTGGCGCAGGCCGAGGCCAGCCTGGCCCAGAGCCGCGCGCTAGCCGAACGCTACCGCCCGCTGGTGGCCGTGAACGCCATCAGCAAGCAGGAATACGACAATGCCGTGGCCGCGCAGAAGACGGCCGAGGCCAACGTGGCCGCCGCCAAGGCGGCCGTGACCACGGCCCGCATCAACCTGGGCTACGCCACCGTGACCGCGCCGATCTCCGGCCGCATCGGCCGCGCGCTGGTGACCGAAGGCGCGCTGGTCGGCCAGGGCACGCCGACCGAGCTGGCGGTGATCCAGCAGATCGACCCGCTCTACATCAACTTCACGCAGTCGGCTTCCGAAGCGCTCAAGCTGCGCGCGGCCATGGCCAGCGGCAAGTACAAGAAGGCCGGCGCCAACGCCGCGAACGTGAGCGTGGTGCTGGAGGACGGCAGCGTGCACAAGCAGCCGGGCCGCCTGCTGTTCACCGACCTGACGGTGGATGCGACCAGCGGCCAGGTCACGCTGCGCGCCGAGGTGCCCAACCCCGACCGCTCGCTGCTGCCGGGCCTGTACGTGCGCGTGCGGCTGGAGCAGGCGCAGGTGGACAACGGCGTGCTGCTGCCGCAGCAGGCGGTCACGCGCACGGGCGCTGCCGACACGGTGATGGTGGTCGGCGAAGGCGGCAGGGTCTCGCCGCGCCCGGTCAAGCTCGGGCCCGCGCAGGGCACCAACTGGGTGGTGCTCGACGGCCTGAAGGCCGGCGAGCAGGTGATGGTCGACGGCTTTCAGAAATTGCCGCGCGTCAAGCCCGGCGACCCCATGGTCGTCCAGCCCGTGCCGTGGCAGGCCAACGGCGCCGCCAAGGCGCCCGCACAGGCCGCATCGGCCGCCGCCAGCCAGCCCGCCGCAACGCCGGCCAAGCAATAA